In Pogoniulus pusillus isolate bPogPus1 chromosome 2, bPogPus1.pri, whole genome shotgun sequence, the following are encoded in one genomic region:
- the FAM171B gene encoding protein FAM171B, with protein MPGTCGRLSPLLLGLAASLLLMWRSPPAAAAAAATRPQQERAALPGEAPAATGTSGSVFTLKVQVNDIISHQYLRQAVVEVFVNYTKTNSTFTGNNGAVLIKVPYKLGLSLTITSYKDGYMLTPLPWKTGRMPIYSSVTLSLFPQSQANIWLFEDTVLITGKLSDAKSQPSVQFPKFLIKLPTNHHITNLTAYLTVPEQFLKVDSFLYTTGILLNKSGFKSMELAPLAAICVNVLLTGKELKVNGPVQITLPLPSGTVKSGDAVPAWTFDMQTGAWVSRGLGMVKEADGQLVWTYTAQHLGYWIAAPLPGTRESIISAVSKDITAYHTVFLTAILGGTVVIVVGFFAVLLCYCRGKCGRTRKKEKSTTKLEVIKKDQTTSTTHINHISAVKGSLKLEDKSQLYTPKISYSPQRRMSIDTEDGKSRDNFKIYTEDASYQSSCQTEQSRNSAHSLEPSAGVRHLQQPKHSSSTIAQAPRDIQDQNRYLTVKEDMYGLSHIPEHLMHIYNQPIAILQTSDLFHSPEQLHPAKSATLPRKGQLVYSPLVEPLNRDSYMQTLPKVPVHSHPQPSVCRDESSTLDSEEGLPSQGANWGRYTNSLLESVSVPGTLNEAVVMTPFSSELQGISEQTLLELSKGKPSPHPRAWFVSLDGKPIAQVRHSFIDLKKGRKTESNDTSLDSGVDMNEHHPSRKLEREKTFIKNMPHSKILYLEDLDLSSSESGTTVCTPEDQAVRHILDGGNGPVIEQQEDEGLRKKTVSGSQESGIPSAKKRDRPSLTKRDSKTNIWKKREERPLIPIN; from the exons GGTCTGTTTTTACGCTGAAGGTTCAAGTGAATGACATCATCAGTCATCAGTACCTGCGACAAGCTGTCGTGGAGGTGTTTGTCAACTACACCAAGACCAACTCTACTTTTACGGGAAACAATGGAGCAGTGTTAATAAAAGTTCCATACAAATTAGGCTTAAGCTTAACTATTACATCTTACAAGGATGGCTACATGTTGACGCCTTTGCCTTGGAAGACTGGGAGGATGCCAA TATACTCATCTGTGACGCTGTCCCTGTTCCCACAAAGCCAAGCTAATATATGGCTGTTTGAAGATACTGTCTTAATAACTGGAAAACTGTCTG ATGCCAAATCTCAACCAAGTGTTCAGTTTCCAAAGTTTTTAATCAAGCTTCCAACAAATCACCATATTACAAATCTTACAGCCTACCTGACAGTGCCAGAACAATTCTTGAAAGTGGACAGCTTTCTCTATACAACAGGAATTCTTCTGAATAAATCAG GTTTCAAAAGCATGGAGTTAGCTCCTCTTGCCGCAATATGCGTGAACGTTCTTTTGACTGGGAAAGAACTGAAAGTAAACGGTCCTGTCCAGATCACACTTCCTCTTCCCTCTGGTACTGTAAAATCAGGAGACGCTGTACCTGCGTGGACGTTCGATATGCAAACTG gtgctTGGGTCAGCCGTGGGCTAGGAATGGTAAAGGAAGCAGATGGTCAGTTAGTGTGGACATACACTGCTCAACACTTGGGCTACTGGATAGCAGCTCCACTGCCTGGAACAAGAG AATCCATTATTAGTGCGGTTTCCAAGGACATCACAGCCTATCACACAGTGTTCCTTACGGCCATACTGGGAGGTACCGTTGTCATAGTCGTTGGATTTTTTGCTGTTCTTCTTTGTTACTGCAG GGGTAAATGTGGTCGGACacggaagaaggaaaaaagtacAACTAAGCTGGAGGTCATAAAGAAAGACCAGACAACATCAACAACTCACATCAATCACATCAGCGCTGTCAAAGGGTCTTTGAAGTTGGAGGATAAGTCACAGTTATACACACCGAAGATTTCTTACAGCCCCCAAAGGAGGATGTCCATAGACACAGAAGATGGGAAATCACGAGACAATTTCAAAATCTACACAGAGGATGCTTCTTATCAGTCATCCTGCCAGACCGAGCAGTCGAGAAATTCAGCGCATTCCCTGGAACCCAGTGCTGGAGTTAGGCACCTACAGCAGCCAAAGCATAGCAGCAGTACTATTGCCCAGGCTCCTCGGGACATTCAGGACCAAAACAGATACCTTACAGTGAAAGAGGACATGTATGGGCTTTCCCATATCCCAGAACATCTCATGCATATTTACAATCAGCCTATTGCTATCCTTCAAACCTCAGACCTCTTCCACTCCCCAGAACAACTGCACCCTGCTAAATCAGCAACTTTACCAAGGAAAGGGCAGTTGGTGTACAGCCCCCTGGTGGAGCCCTTAAATCGTGACAGTTACATGCAGACACTGCCCAAGGTGCCGGTGCACTCTCACCCCCAGCCTTCTGTCTGCAGGGATGAAAGCAGCACACTGGACAGCGAGGAGGGCTTGCCTTCCCAGGGGGCAAACTGGGGCCGCTACACTAACAGCTTGCTGGAGTCTGTTTCTGTTCCTGGGACACTGAATGAAGCAGTTGTGATGACTCCCTTTTCCTCTGAACTTCAAGGTATTTCAGAACAAACCTTGCTGGAGCTCTCTAAGGGAAAGCCATCTCCGCACCCTCGGGCATGGTTTGTTTCCCTGGATGGAAAGCCAATCGCTCAAGTGAGGCACTCCTTCATAGACCTGAAAAAGGGCAGGAAAACGGAGAGTAACGACACCAGTCTGGACTCTGGTGTGGACATGAATGAGCACCATCCCAGCAGGAaactggagagagagaaaactttCATTAAAAACATGCCACATTCTAAGATCCTTTACTTGGAAGATCTGGATCTGAGTAGCAGTGAAAGTGGGACCACTGTTTGCACTCCAGAGGACCAGGCTGTGAGGCACATTCTGGATGGAGGGAATGGGCCAGTCATAGAACAGCAGGAGGATGAAGGCCTAAGAAAGAAAACTGTATCAGGAAGTCAGGAATCTGGTATCCCTTCTGCTAAAAAAAGGGATAGGCCATCTCTCACCAAAAGAGATAGCAAAACCAATAtctggaagaaaagagaggagaggccTCTTATTCCTATAAATTAA